In a single window of the Salvelinus namaycush isolate Seneca chromosome 6, SaNama_1.0, whole genome shotgun sequence genome:
- the LOC120050096 gene encoding hepatocyte growth factor-like, with amino-acid sequence MYGWGETKGTGYEGALKAVSLPMVSNDWCSELHDKTLPVTDSKVCAGGKKDQGVCERDYGGPLVCQERESKVIVGVSIHGRGCALARRPAIFVNVAYYSGWIHKVFIHYSRLEEKLLEEAQTKPLHSGLYH; translated from the exons ATGTACGGCTGGGGAGAGACCAAAG GGACAGGATATGAGGGGGCACTGAAAGCTGTGAGTCTGCCCATGGTCAGTAACGACTGGTGTTCTGAGCTCCACGACAAAACCCTGCCTGTCACCGACAGCAAAGTGTGTGCCGGGGGCAAGAAAGACCAGGGAGTGTGTGAG AGAGACTACGGTGGCCCGTTGGTGTGCCAGGAACGAGAGAGCAAAGTCATCGTGGGCGTGAGCATCCACGGCCGGGGCTGTGCCCTGGCCCGGCGGCCCGCCATCTTCGTCAATGTGGCCTACTACTCGGGGTGGATCCATAAAGTCTTCATACACTACTCCAGGTTGGAGGAAAAACTACTGGAAGAAGCACAGACTAAACCACTCCATTCAGGACTGTACCACTAG